Proteins co-encoded in one bacterium genomic window:
- the upp gene encoding uracil phosphoribosyltransferase, translating to MSTVHVFDHPLIRHKLTILRDKRTGHKEFREITEELAALMAYEATRSHPVREIEVETPLAKTTGWSIAGQELAVIPILRAGLVMETAITRLIPTARVGHIGMYRDHETLQPVSYFVKLPADIAEREAMILDPMLATGGSTVEAINTLKAHGCHNIKVMAIISSPEGIKKVQEAHPDVEIFTAEVDSHLNDKGYIVPGLGDAGDRLFGTK from the coding sequence ATGTCTACCGTGCACGTGTTCGACCATCCGCTCATCCGGCACAAGCTCACGATCCTGCGAGACAAGCGCACCGGCCACAAGGAGTTCCGCGAGATCACCGAGGAACTGGCCGCGTTGATGGCCTATGAGGCAACCCGATCGCACCCGGTACGCGAGATCGAGGTCGAGACGCCGCTGGCCAAGACCACAGGTTGGTCCATCGCCGGGCAGGAGCTGGCGGTGATTCCGATCCTGCGGGCAGGGCTGGTGATGGAGACCGCGATCACCCGGCTCATTCCCACCGCGCGGGTCGGACACATAGGCATGTACCGAGACCACGAAACCCTGCAGCCGGTCAGCTACTTCGTTAAGCTGCCCGCAGACATCGCCGAGCGGGAGGCGATGATTCTCGATCCCATGCTGGCCACCGGCGGATCAACCGTAGAGGCGATCAACACCCTCAAGGCCCACGGATGCCACAACATCAAGGTTATGGCAATCATCTCCTCGCCAGAAGGGATCAAGAAGGTCCAGGAGGCCCACCCGGACGTTGAGATCTTCACCGCCGAGGTGGACAGCCACCTCAACGACAAGGGCTACATCGTGCCCGGGTTGGGAGATGCGGGCGATCGCCTGTTCGGGACCAAGTAG
- a CDS encoding DUF47 family protein, whose product MVDPSPDAVPSPRAAPLPREREFDLLEEMTHAILDAAEALVGALESRTPADQAWQAIRDLEHKGDAIARDLFESLSAAGIPSGDRDTLKSLTGLLDDVLDAIEAAAARLAIYRIRRAIPSAREMGQIMLRSAQEIRQAIREVRRGREVFSHTRTLHRLENQGDDVLRDALEALFSGRRSARDIIKWKDICEMLETGTDRCEDIANVLETLVVQAGVELTLVAGRLAVDPERHEAAVAGVPVPLTAKEFGLLHLLLRHQGKVVRRERLLHEVWGEDYFGNSRTLDTHIGWLRKKVEPRGGVRLVAVRGIGYRLDLK is encoded by the coding sequence ATGGTTGATCCTTCACCCGACGCGGTGCCATCGCCTCGCGCCGCACCGCTTCCGCGTGAGAGGGAGTTCGACCTTCTCGAGGAGATGACGCACGCCATCCTCGATGCCGCCGAGGCGCTCGTCGGGGCGCTGGAGAGCCGTACGCCTGCCGATCAGGCCTGGCAGGCGATTCGGGATCTAGAACACAAAGGCGATGCCATTGCGCGCGATCTCTTCGAATCCCTCTCGGCCGCCGGCATTCCCTCTGGCGACCGTGACACGCTAAAGAGCCTGACCGGGCTTCTCGACGACGTGCTCGACGCCATCGAGGCGGCGGCGGCACGGCTGGCGATCTATCGCATCCGGCGGGCGATCCCGTCCGCGCGCGAGATGGGACAGATCATGCTCCGGTCGGCGCAGGAGATCAGACAGGCGATTCGCGAGGTGCGCCGCGGGCGAGAGGTCTTCTCCCACACACGGACGCTGCACCGCCTGGAGAACCAGGGCGACGACGTGCTGCGGGACGCCCTCGAGGCGCTGTTCTCGGGCCGGCGCAGCGCCAGGGACATCATCAAGTGGAAAGACATCTGCGAGATGCTTGAGACCGGCACCGACCGCTGCGAGGACATCGCCAATGTCCTGGAGACCCTTGTCGTCCAGGCGGGCGTCGAACTAACGCTGGTGGCCGGCCGTCTGGCCGTAGACCCCGAACGCCACGAGGCCGCCGTGGCCGGCGTGCCCGTGCCCCTCACCGCGAAGGAGTTCGGCCTGCTGCACCTCCTGCTGCGGCACCAGGGCAAAGTGGTCCGGCGCGAGCGCCTCCTGCACGAAGTCTGGGGCGAGGACTACTTCGGCAACTCTCGTACCCTCGATACTCACATCGGCTGGCTGCGCAAGAAAGTCGAGCCCCGCGGCGGCGTGCGGCTCGTGGCCGTGCGCGGCATCGGATACCGCCTGGACCTCAAGTAA
- the rpiB gene encoding ribose 5-phosphate isomerase B has product MRIAIGGDHAGVILKAEVARLLLELGHEVRDFGTGSVEPVDYPDYCIAVAEAVARGDSDRGIIFGGTGNGEAIAANKVLGIRCAVVHDVTTARLARSHNDSNMIALGARIVGLEVAKEIVRAWLTTSFEGGRHIPRIDKISRYEKERKK; this is encoded by the coding sequence GTGCGGATAGCGATCGGTGGAGACCACGCGGGCGTGATCCTTAAGGCCGAGGTGGCGCGGCTGCTGCTTGAGCTCGGGCACGAGGTGCGCGACTTCGGCACCGGCTCGGTCGAACCCGTGGACTACCCCGACTACTGCATCGCGGTGGCCGAGGCGGTGGCACGCGGTGATTCCGACCGAGGCATCATATTTGGCGGGACCGGCAACGGCGAAGCAATAGCGGCCAACAAGGTCCTGGGCATTCGCTGCGCAGTGGTCCACGACGTTACGACCGCCCGGCTGGCCAGGTCCCACAACGACTCCAACATGATCGCCCTGGGCGCGCGCATAGTGGGACTGGAAGTGGCCAAGGAGATCGTCCGGGCCTGGTTGACGACCTCGTTCGAGGGCGGACGACATATCCCACGGATCGACAAGATCTCAAGGTACGAGAAGGAGCGCAAGAAGTAG
- a CDS encoding dCMP deaminase family protein yields the protein MSRPSWDTYFMRMAQLASSRSTCLRRQVGAVVVKDRMVLSTGYNDTPRGLPNCGDGGCERCAGDTPPGTGHDTCLCLHAEQNTIIQAAYHGVAIAGAAIYVTHQPCLTCAKMILNSGLRRVVFSGEYPDEAARRVLELGGVELVRVV from the coding sequence ATGAGCAGACCTTCGTGGGACACGTACTTCATGCGGATGGCTCAACTCGCATCCAGCCGCTCCACCTGCCTGCGCCGCCAGGTGGGCGCGGTCGTGGTCAAGGACCGGATGGTTCTGTCAACGGGCTACAACGACACTCCCCGGGGGCTGCCCAACTGCGGCGACGGCGGCTGCGAGAGGTGCGCGGGCGACACGCCCCCGGGCACGGGTCATGACACCTGTCTGTGCCTGCACGCCGAGCAGAACACCATTATCCAGGCGGCCTACCACGGCGTCGCCATCGCGGGCGCCGCGATCTACGTTACCCACCAGCCGTGCCTGACCTGCGCCAAGATGATCCTCAACTCGGGGCTGCGCCGCGTGGTATTCTCAGGGGAGTATCCGGACGAGGCGGCGCGCCGGGTTCTGGAGTTGGGCGGGGTTGAACTCGTGCGGGTAGTGTGA
- a CDS encoding DEAD/DEAH box helicase encodes MRPETIRAIARLGWTEPTPIQLKVIPGLTAGHDVAGQAQTGSGKTGAYVIPMLERLDRNARGIQALILSPVRELALQIADAVRALGGPKLRVTALYGGQPIERQLTALRAGVQVAVATPGRLLDHISRGSVKLDGVRFLVLDEADRMLDMGFLPDVEEILRRTPAARQTALFSATLPDAVSTIAARHMRNPAWVRVADKMPTVDTVTQYYLEVAEQDKVRALRLLLTSGEVPSALVFRRTRRGADRLAKILRERGQPAEVIHGDMTQGARVRALTAFAKGKAQVLVATNVAARGLDIPDISHVINFDMPEDVDTYIHRIGRTARAGRAGEAVTFVGQYDMEVFDLLKRRIGSALQPHPLPLYR; translated from the coding sequence TTGCGCCCGGAGACCATCCGGGCGATAGCCCGTCTTGGGTGGACCGAACCCACCCCCATTCAGTTGAAGGTTATCCCAGGGCTGACCGCCGGGCACGATGTGGCCGGCCAGGCCCAGACCGGCTCCGGCAAGACCGGTGCCTATGTGATTCCCATGCTGGAGCGCCTCGACCGTAACGCCCGAGGGATCCAGGCGCTCATACTCTCACCCGTCCGCGAGCTGGCCCTGCAAATCGCGGACGCGGTGCGCGCGCTGGGCGGACCCAAGCTCCGCGTTACCGCGCTGTACGGCGGGCAGCCCATCGAGCGGCAGCTCACCGCGCTGCGCGCCGGCGTTCAGGTGGCAGTGGCCACGCCGGGCCGCCTGCTCGACCACATCTCCCGGGGGTCCGTGAAGCTCGACGGCGTCCGGTTCCTGGTTCTGGACGAGGCCGACCGGATGCTGGACATGGGTTTCCTGCCCGACGTCGAGGAGATCCTCAGACGGACGCCGGCGGCGCGCCAGACGGCTCTGTTCTCAGCCACGCTGCCGGATGCGGTGTCTACGATCGCGGCGCGGCACATGCGCAACCCGGCGTGGGTTAGGGTTGCCGACAAGATGCCCACGGTGGATACGGTCACGCAGTACTACCTGGAAGTGGCCGAACAGGACAAAGTACGGGCGCTGCGGCTGCTGCTGACCAGCGGCGAGGTGCCCTCTGCCCTTGTCTTCCGGCGGACCCGCCGGGGTGCCGATCGTCTTGCGAAGATCCTGCGCGAGCGGGGCCAGCCGGCCGAGGTGATTCACGGCGACATGACCCAGGGCGCGCGGGTGCGCGCGCTGACCGCTTTCGCAAAGGGCAAGGCCCAGGTGCTGGTGGCCACCAACGTGGCCGCCCGCGGGCTGGACATTCCCGACATCTCGCACGTGATTAACTTCGACATGCCCGAGGACGTGGATACCTACATCCACAGGATCGGCCGCACTGCCAGGGCCGGCCGTGCAGGCGAGGCGGTTACCTTTGTAGGTCAGTACGACATGGAAGTGTTCGACCTGCTGAAGCGGCGGATCGGCTCGGCGCTTCAGCCCCACCCGCTGCCGCTGTACCGGTAG
- the glnA gene encoding type I glutamate--ammonia ligase: MTKEQVLEQAHAWGVRFVRLQFTDILGTLKNVEIPVEQLERALDNEILFDGSSIEGFVRIEESDMYLIPDRETFALFPWKNREGATARLICDVYTAEREPFAGDPRSVLRRVVAAAARSGFTMMAGPECEFFLFPTDADGQPKLTTHDRAGYFDMAPVDKGEEARADMVTALSAMGFEVEAGHHEVANGQHEIDFKYADVLRAADNIATFRLVVRTIARRHGLHATFMPKPITGIAGSGMHTHQSLYREGKNAFYDPEGTHQLSATCLQYVAGLLTHARGMCAVTNPLVNSYKRLVPGYEAPVYIAWAERNRSPLVRVPVSRGDGTRVELRMPDPSCNPYLAMAVMLAAGLDGITRGLDAGPPLNRNLYAMTEDELDQLGIRVLPRNLDEAVGELLADELITETLGSHIVDHLVRAKRLEWREYITRVHPWEVDSYLTAF, encoded by the coding sequence ATGACGAAAGAACAGGTGCTTGAGCAGGCCCACGCGTGGGGTGTGAGGTTTGTCCGCCTGCAGTTCACGGACATCCTGGGTACCCTAAAGAACGTGGAGATCCCGGTGGAGCAGCTCGAGAGGGCGCTCGACAACGAGATCCTGTTTGACGGTTCCTCTATCGAGGGCTTCGTGCGCATAGAGGAGTCGGACATGTATCTCATACCGGATCGCGAGACTTTCGCGCTCTTTCCGTGGAAGAACCGGGAGGGGGCCACGGCGCGCCTGATTTGCGACGTCTATACCGCCGAGCGGGAGCCGTTCGCGGGCGATCCCCGCTCCGTGCTGCGTCGCGTCGTCGCCGCTGCCGCGCGCAGTGGGTTCACCATGATGGCCGGGCCGGAGTGCGAGTTCTTCCTTTTTCCCACCGACGCCGACGGCCAGCCCAAGCTGACGACGCACGACCGGGCCGGCTACTTCGACATGGCGCCCGTGGACAAGGGTGAAGAGGCGCGGGCAGACATGGTGACCGCGCTCTCAGCCATGGGCTTCGAGGTCGAGGCCGGGCACCACGAGGTGGCCAACGGCCAGCACGAGATTGACTTCAAGTACGCCGACGTGCTGCGCGCGGCCGACAACATCGCCACGTTCCGCCTGGTGGTGCGGACGATCGCCAGGCGCCACGGGCTTCACGCGACCTTCATGCCGAAGCCCATTACCGGCATCGCGGGGTCGGGGATGCACACCCACCAGTCGCTGTACCGCGAGGGGAAGAACGCCTTCTACGACCCTGAGGGCACCCACCAGCTCAGCGCGACCTGCCTGCAATACGTCGCTGGGCTGCTGACCCACGCGCGGGGCATGTGCGCGGTGACCAACCCCCTGGTCAACTCCTACAAGCGCCTGGTGCCGGGGTACGAGGCACCGGTTTACATCGCCTGGGCCGAGCGCAACCGGTCGCCGCTGGTTCGCGTCCCGGTGTCGCGCGGGGACGGCACGCGCGTGGAGCTGCGCATGCCGGATCCCTCCTGCAACCCCTACCTGGCCATGGCGGTGATGCTGGCCGCCGGCCTCGACGGCATCACAAGAGGGCTGGACGCCGGCCCGCCGCTCAACCGGAACCTCTACGCGATGACGGAAGACGAGCTGGATCAGTTGGGCATCCGGGTGCTTCCCCGCAACCTCGACGAGGCGGTGGGGGAACTCCTGGCCGACGAGCTCATCACTGAGACGCTCGGCAGCCACATCGTAGATCATCTTGTACGGGCCAAGCGACTGGAGTGGCGGGAGTACATCACCCGCGTACACCCGTGGGAAGTTGACAGTTACCTTACGGCTTTTTAG
- the pstS gene encoding phosphate ABC transporter substrate-binding protein PstS, producing MLNPLSWFAALALSAAVVLGAAGTTPAQQPVTLTGAGATFPFPLYSKWSQVYDAERGVRINYQSIGSGGGIRQFIAKTVDFGATDGPMTDAQIRQAGGRPLHIPMVAGAVVPMYNIPGVGTGLNFAPGVLADIFLGKITKWNDPRLLKDNPEAKLPAADIIVVRRSDGSGTTAIWVNYLSKVSPDWRRKVGEGTSVNWPVGIGGKGNEGVAGLVRQMPNALGYVELAYVLTNRMPVGNVRNRAGQFIRPLLSSTTRAMDGALRAIPEDYRIFFTDPEGRDVYPIAGFTWILIYGEQPDPVKGKALVDFLRWAVHDGQKYAPPLHYAQLPKSLVARVEGTLRTVTAQGKALLP from the coding sequence GTGTTGAATCCGCTATCGTGGTTCGCTGCGCTTGCCCTGAGCGCCGCCGTGGTGCTCGGCGCGGCGGGGACCACCCCCGCCCAGCAGCCGGTGACGCTCACCGGTGCAGGGGCGACATTTCCGTTCCCGCTCTACTCCAAGTGGTCGCAGGTCTACGATGCCGAGCGTGGCGTGCGCATCAACTATCAATCCATCGGCTCGGGCGGCGGGATCCGCCAATTCATCGCGAAGACCGTGGACTTCGGCGCCACCGACGGCCCGATGACCGACGCGCAGATTCGCCAGGCCGGCGGCCGCCCGCTGCACATCCCCATGGTGGCCGGCGCGGTGGTACCGATGTACAACATTCCCGGTGTGGGGACCGGGCTCAACTTTGCCCCCGGCGTCCTGGCCGACATCTTCCTGGGCAAGATCACGAAGTGGAACGATCCCCGGCTGCTCAAGGACAACCCCGAGGCGAAGCTGCCGGCCGCCGACATCATCGTGGTGCGCCGCTCGGACGGGTCCGGGACCACGGCCATCTGGGTGAACTACCTGAGCAAGGTCAGCCCCGACTGGCGGAGGAAGGTAGGCGAGGGTACGTCGGTGAACTGGCCGGTCGGGATCGGCGGCAAGGGCAACGAGGGTGTCGCCGGCCTCGTGCGGCAGATGCCGAACGCGCTGGGCTACGTGGAGCTGGCCTACGTGCTGACCAACCGGATGCCCGTTGGCAATGTGCGCAACCGCGCGGGTCAGTTCATCCGGCCCTTGCTGTCCAGCACCACCCGGGCGATGGATGGCGCGCTGCGGGCAATCCCCGAGGACTACCGGATCTTCTTCACCGATCCCGAGGGCCGGGACGTCTACCCCATCGCCGGGTTTACGTGGATCCTGATCTACGGCGAGCAGCCCGACCCGGTCAAGGGCAAGGCCCTGGTGGACTTCCTGCGGTGGGCGGTCCATGACGGCCAGAAGTACGCGCCGCCGCTGCACTACGCGCAGCTGCCCAAGAGCCTGGTGGCGCGCGTCGAGGGCACGCTGCGGACGGTCACCGCGCAGGGGAAGGCGTTGCTGCCCTGA
- the pstC gene encoding phosphate ABC transporter permease subunit PstC: MRHVAHMGDRLFARLLAAMAGVVPVIMAAMLAAMTVGAWPAIRKFGPAFFATSTWDPVAGDFGALPFVYGTLVSSAVALALAVPLGLGVAIFLSELAPGWLRRPVGFLLDLLAAIPSVVYGLWGIFVLVPWVRTTLSPPLKATLGFLPLFEGPPLGIGMLAAGLILAIMVVPFIIAASTEVMRAVPTSQREAALSLGATVWETTRTAVIPYARSGIVGAIFLALARALGETMAVTMVIGNVPQIRASLLAPGYTIAAVIANEFAEATDDLYVAAIIYAGLVLFLVTLTVNILARLLVARVARGPGLIRE; the protein is encoded by the coding sequence GTGCGGCACGTCGCGCATATGGGCGACCGGCTGTTCGCGCGGCTGCTGGCAGCGATGGCCGGCGTGGTGCCGGTAATCATGGCCGCCATGCTGGCCGCGATGACCGTCGGTGCCTGGCCGGCGATCCGGAAGTTCGGCCCGGCGTTCTTCGCCACCTCGACCTGGGACCCTGTCGCCGGCGACTTCGGCGCCCTGCCCTTCGTCTACGGCACGCTGGTGTCCTCGGCCGTCGCGCTGGCCCTGGCCGTGCCGCTGGGTCTGGGGGTCGCCATCTTCCTGTCCGAGCTGGCCCCGGGCTGGCTGCGCCGGCCGGTCGGATTCCTGCTCGATCTGCTGGCCGCCATCCCCAGCGTGGTCTACGGGCTGTGGGGGATCTTTGTGCTGGTCCCCTGGGTGCGGACGACGCTCTCGCCGCCGCTGAAGGCGACGTTGGGCTTCCTGCCGCTGTTCGAGGGGCCGCCGCTGGGCATTGGGATGCTGGCCGCCGGGCTGATCCTGGCGATCATGGTCGTGCCCTTCATCATCGCCGCCAGCACCGAGGTAATGCGGGCGGTGCCGACTTCGCAGCGTGAGGCCGCGCTCTCCCTGGGAGCTACCGTCTGGGAGACCACCCGGACCGCGGTCATCCCGTATGCCCGCTCAGGGATCGTGGGCGCGATCTTCCTGGCTCTGGCCCGGGCCTTGGGCGAGACCATGGCGGTCACCATGGTCATCGGCAACGTGCCCCAGATCAGGGCGTCGCTTCTCGCGCCGGGCTACACCATCGCGGCGGTGATCGCCAACGAGTTCGCCGAGGCCACCGACGACCTGTACGTGGCCGCGATCATCTACGCCGGGCTCGTCCTCTTCCTGGTCACGCTGACGGTCAACATCCTGGCCCGCCTGCTGGTGGCCCGCGTGGCGCGGGGCCCGGGCCTCATTCGGGAGTAG
- a CDS encoding glycerol-3-phosphate acyltransferase: MLSIVATVLAFALGGLPTGYAVGRLLRGVDLRRYSAHNLGLGTVAAAAGAHTLALAAALDLLKGGLAVVPARLLGGGDWTLAASAAAVVAGHAYSPFWFLAPPAAVRVKGVVVTAGALLGLGALGAVPWPALAIPAVVALVTLGVPRIAGRRWGYLSLATVLATASLPAGLWALGGRAPYLALGLALAIVSLWNHKEHLARIADGTEPRMGERLPLPLLLGDDAVCAFLVHPMTVDDNWEAGRFRWLMPLRRRGIISDALVRRVARFVRPMKVDDIHPVITADGRRARVYLIGVPLLPDQIRAHPRLAVRRAVQAAHLAENLGATVLGLGAYWSVVGNKGVEVAARSGIAVTNGGAYTAGTVKMAVPVILDRLRSRGIDPADATIAVVGANGVVGFGICRQVVEHVGRLVMLGTDASRLERSRELLARRHPGARIEATTDYGLLREADAIFTATSSPRPVIFPEHVRDGCLIIDLGRPYDVDDSVKAMPGAEVIPGGVVRLPGNPSWNINLGYGPGLVPACLAETVIIALDGCTQRISLGDRTKTENIEYLVARAAEMGFEVQTTALRRSGDDERTGA, translated from the coding sequence GTGCTGAGCATTGTAGCCACCGTCCTCGCCTTCGCTCTGGGAGGCCTTCCCACCGGATACGCCGTGGGCCGGCTCCTGCGCGGTGTGGATCTGCGCCGCTACTCCGCGCACAACCTCGGCCTGGGGACGGTGGCCGCCGCGGCCGGAGCCCATACCCTCGCGCTGGCCGCCGCGCTTGATCTGCTCAAAGGAGGGCTCGCGGTTGTCCCCGCCCGGTTGCTGGGCGGCGGCGACTGGACCCTGGCCGCCTCCGCGGCCGCGGTTGTAGCGGGCCACGCCTACTCGCCCTTCTGGTTTCTCGCGCCGCCGGCAGCGGTGCGGGTGAAGGGCGTTGTCGTAACCGCGGGCGCGCTTCTCGGCCTGGGCGCCCTGGGCGCGGTGCCCTGGCCGGCGCTGGCGATCCCCGCGGTGGTGGCGTTGGTGACGCTGGGAGTGCCGAGGATCGCGGGGCGGCGCTGGGGCTATCTCTCGCTGGCGACGGTGCTTGCCACGGCCAGCCTGCCCGCGGGCCTGTGGGCGCTGGGCGGCCGTGCGCCGTACCTGGCGCTGGGTCTGGCGCTTGCGATAGTGAGCCTGTGGAACCACAAGGAACACCTGGCGCGGATAGCCGACGGTACCGAGCCCAGGATGGGCGAACGCCTTCCGCTGCCGCTGCTGTTGGGCGACGATGCCGTGTGCGCATTCCTGGTCCACCCGATGACCGTTGACGACAACTGGGAGGCCGGCAGGTTCCGCTGGCTGATGCCCCTGCGCCGGCGCGGGATCATCTCCGACGCCTTGGTGCGCCGGGTCGCGCGCTTCGTGCGGCCCATGAAGGTTGACGATATCCACCCGGTCATCACCGCCGACGGTCGGCGGGCCCGCGTCTACCTGATTGGGGTGCCGCTGCTGCCCGACCAGATCCGAGCGCATCCCCGTCTGGCGGTGCGGCGGGCGGTGCAGGCCGCCCACCTTGCCGAGAATCTGGGCGCCACGGTTCTGGGGCTGGGCGCCTACTGGTCCGTTGTCGGGAACAAGGGCGTCGAGGTGGCGGCAAGGTCCGGGATCGCGGTCACCAACGGCGGCGCCTATACCGCCGGCACCGTGAAGATGGCGGTGCCCGTGATCCTCGACCGGCTTCGCTCCCGCGGCATTGATCCGGCAGACGCCACGATCGCGGTGGTCGGGGCGAACGGCGTGGTGGGCTTCGGAATCTGCCGCCAGGTGGTGGAGCACGTGGGGCGCCTGGTCATGCTGGGGACCGATGCGTCACGGCTGGAGCGGTCGCGGGAGTTGCTGGCGCGCCGCCACCCCGGCGCGCGCATCGAGGCGACGACCGACTACGGGTTGCTGCGAGAGGCCGACGCCATCTTCACCGCCACCTCCTCGCCGCGCCCGGTCATCTTCCCCGAACACGTGAGGGACGGCTGCCTCATCATAGACCTGGGAAGGCCCTATGATGTGGACGATTCGGTGAAGGCAATGCCGGGAGCCGAGGTCATCCCAGGAGGAGTTGTGCGCCTTCCCGGGAATCCTAGTTGGAATATCAACCTGGGCTACGGTCCGGGCCTTGTGCCTGCCTGCCTGGCAGAGACTGTGATCATCGCGCTCGATGGGTGCACCCAGCGCATCAGCCTGGGGGACCGCACCAAGACCGAGAACATCGAGTACCTGGTGGCACGGGCGGCCGAGATGGGGTTCGAGGTTCAGACCACGGCACTTAGGAGGAGCGGTGATGACGAAAGAACAGGTGCTTGA
- the glyA gene encoding serine hydroxymethyltransferase, whose product MILESQDLELFAIMARERARQRDGIELIPSENYVSAAVLEAMGSILTNKYSEGYPGRRYYGGNEHIDEIERLAQRRARDLFHVPHVNVQPYSGSPANLAVYMATCEPGDVIMGQNLTDGGHLTHGWKVSATGIFYRSVPYHVRPDGMIDFDEVRRLAHEARPRLIWCGATAYVREMPFAQFAEIADEVGAYLAADIAHIAGLVAGGAHPSPVGHAHVVTTTTHKTLRGPRGAMIMVTDRGVAKDRQLPEKVDRAIFPGLQGGPHDHTTAAIAVALAEASRPEFSTYAAQIVANARALAASLIRAGFTLVTGGTDNHMLLLDLTPGGVGRGVFMQEAMDAVGITANKNTIPGEPSSAFYPSGVRLGTPAATTRGMREPEMDQIAGWMARVHEEISQFRLPEDREARNRAFKEFRAAIGASPRLAAIREEVRALCRRFPVPGIA is encoded by the coding sequence ATGATCCTTGAGAGTCAGGACCTGGAACTGTTCGCGATAATGGCGCGCGAGCGCGCGCGGCAGCGGGACGGCATCGAGCTCATACCTTCCGAGAACTACGTCTCGGCCGCCGTGCTGGAGGCGATGGGTTCCATTCTCACCAACAAGTACTCGGAGGGGTATCCCGGCCGCCGGTACTACGGCGGTAACGAGCATATAGACGAGATCGAGCGGCTGGCGCAGCGGCGCGCCAGGGACCTGTTCCACGTGCCGCACGTGAACGTCCAGCCCTACTCGGGCAGCCCTGCCAACTTGGCGGTGTACATGGCAACGTGCGAGCCGGGCGATGTCATAATGGGCCAGAACCTGACCGACGGCGGTCACCTGACCCACGGGTGGAAGGTCAGCGCCACCGGAATCTTCTACCGGAGCGTCCCGTACCACGTGCGCCCCGACGGCATGATCGACTTCGACGAGGTGCGGCGCCTGGCGCACGAAGCCAGGCCCCGCCTGATCTGGTGCGGCGCCACCGCCTATGTGCGGGAGATGCCGTTTGCGCAGTTCGCCGAGATCGCCGACGAGGTGGGGGCGTACCTGGCCGCGGACATCGCCCACATCGCCGGGCTGGTGGCCGGCGGCGCGCACCCCAGCCCGGTCGGGCACGCGCACGTCGTCACCACCACTACCCACAAGACATTGCGCGGTCCTCGCGGCGCAATGATAATGGTCACCGACCGCGGGGTTGCCAAGGACCGGCAACTGCCCGAGAAGGTTGACCGGGCCATCTTCCCAGGACTCCAGGGAGGACCGCACGACCACACCACCGCCGCGATCGCGGTTGCGCTGGCCGAGGCCTCTAGGCCGGAGTTCAGCACGTACGCCGCGCAGATCGTGGCGAACGCGCGGGCGCTGGCCGCATCGCTGATCCGCGCGGGGTTCACGCTTGTGACCGGCGGGACGGACAACCACATGCTGCTGCTGGACCTCACCCCCGGCGGCGTCGGCCGAGGCGTCTTCATGCAGGAGGCGATGGACGCGGTCGGCATCACGGCCAACAAGAACACGATTCCCGGCGAGCCCTCGTCGGCCTTCTACCCATCGGGTGTGCGCCTAGGCACGCCGGCCGCAACGACGCGCGGCATGCGCGAGCCAGAGATGGATCAGATCGCGGGATGGATGGCCCGAGTGCACGAGGAGATCAGTCAGTTCCGGCTGCCGGAGGATCGGGAGGCCAGGAACCGGGCGTTCAAGGAGTTCCGCGCCGCGATCGGCGCAAGTCCGCGCCTCGCGGCCATCAGGGAAGAAGTGCGGGCGTTGTGCCGGCGGTTCCCGGTGCCGGGTATAGCGTAG